One genomic segment of Hemibagrus wyckioides isolate EC202008001 linkage group LG08, SWU_Hwy_1.0, whole genome shotgun sequence includes these proteins:
- the zgc:136858 gene encoding uncharacterized protein zgc:136858 isoform X4, translated as MIAAHKAGIPVFVTGGIGGVHRDGENTLDISADLTELGRTPIAVVSAGVKSILDIGRTLEFLETQGVCVATYGESKSFPAFFSHKSGYISPYNVHNAEEAAELIASTLSLGLQSGVLLAVPLPDEHAAAGQQIEDAIQAAVTEARLKGISGRDVTPFILHRVNELTEGQSLRANIALIHNNARVGSQIARALAERTQQPRGGCRNQKDENQASKPKTIVVGGVNVDFIAKGASKKLLFGQTNPGSVCQSFGGVGRNIADCLSRLGQTVLFISAIGADSHSDAVLNYCKHMFCVNLSVRSELDLDKRDPGSLLCVQQDTHAVARLQGQRTATYCAIITESGELSLGLGDMDIHQEIKEQYVSQYEDQLSSASLVVLDGNIPVSTVDYICSLAKKHSVPVWYEPTDAEKACKPFVSESWKALSYTSPNLAELRTMNQTLRLPTPQVLPSSLEDVLGCAAALSRPLLEHLHCVVVTLGALGVLVCGEHEAGTVSLRPRKHKRKGRLCAVYYPALTVRSDETLNVSGAGDSLAGAMMAGILQGKDTDTCVRMGLLAARLSLFSPHPIAPSLTADAILPNRVHPQPWPKPNCMWMES; from the exons ATGATCGCAGCTCACAAGGCGGGAATTCCTGTTTTTGTGACTGGGGGTATCGGTGGAGTacacagagatggagaaaaTA CCCTGGATATCAGCGCAGATCTGACTGAACTGGGCCGCACTCCGATTGCTGTGGTGTCTGCTGGAGTGAAGTCCATCCTGGACATTGGTCGAACCCTGGAGTTCTTG GAAACTCAAGGGGTCTGTGTAGCCACTTATGGAGAGTCAAAGAGTTTCCCAGCTTTCTTTTCCCATAAAAGTGGATACATATCGCCTTACAATGTCCACAATGCTGAAGAAGCTGCTGAGCTTATAG CGAGTACACTCTCTCTGGGCCTTCAGAGTGGAGTACTGCTTGCTGTGCCTCTTCCagatgaacatgctgctgctggacAGCAGATAGAAGATGCCATACAAGCTGCTGTGACTGAAGCCAG ACTGAAAGGAATCAGCGGGAGAGATGTGACCCCCTTCATCCTACACAGAGTCAATGAGCTCACTGAGGGACAGTCTCTCCGAGcca ACATAGCTCTAATTCATAATAATGCCAGGGTGGGCAGTCAGATAGCACGTGCCCTCGCTGAGCGCACACAGCAACCCCGAGGAGGCTGCAGGAACCAGAAGGATGAGAACCAGGCCTCTAAACCTAAAACG ATTGTTGTCGGAGGTGTAAATGTTGACTTCATTGCTAAAGGAGCAAGCAAGAAGTTATTG TTTGGACAGACAAACCCAGGAAGTGTCTGCCAGTCCTTTGGTGGAGTGGGAAGGAATATTGCAG ACTGTTTGAGTAGACTGGGTCAAACAGTTCTGTTCATCTCAGCCATTGGAGCAGATTCTCATAGTGATGCTGTGCTCAACTACTGTAAACATATG TTCTGTGTCAACTTGAGTGTACGCTCAGAATTAGACCTTGACAAACGAGACCCCGGATCTTTGCTGTGCGTTCAACAGGACACTCATGCAGTTGCGAGATTGCAGGGTCAGCGAACGGCCACCTACTGCGCTATCATCACAGAGAGTGGAGAGCTGAGTCTAGGACTTGGGGATATGGACATTCACCAGGAAATCAAAGAGCAATAT GTTTCGCAGTACGAGGACCAGCTCTCCTCTGCGTCTCTTGTGGTTCTTGATGGCAACATTCCAGTTTCTACTGTTGACTACATATGTAGCCTTGCTAAGAAACATTCAGTTCCAG TATGGTATGAGCCCACGGATGCTGAAAAAGCCTGTAAGCCCTTTGTTTCCGAGAGCTGGAAAGCACTCTCTTACACATCTCCCAACCTGGCAGAGCTGCGCACCATGAACCAGACTCTCCGTCTACCTACTCCACAGG TGTTGCCAAGCTCTCTGGAGGACGTGTTGGGGTGTGCAGCAGCTCTTTCTCGCCCCCTGCTGGAGCACCTGCATTGTGTGGTAGTGACGCTGGGAGCACTGGGAGTGTTGGTCTGTGGAGAGCATGAAGCTGGTACAGTCAGTCTGCGACCCCGAAAGCACAAACGG AAAGGAAGGCTGTGTGCTGTGTACTACCCCGCACTGACGGTACGTTCTGACGAGACATTAAACGTGTCTGGAGCAGGAGACAG tctTGCAGGTGCAATGATGGCAGGGATCCTGCAGGGGAAAGACACAGACACCTGTGTACGAATGGGCCTTCTTGCTGCGCGTCTGTCTTTATTCTCTCCTCACCCCATCGCTCCATCTCTGACTGCAGATGCCATCCTCCCAAACAGGGTGCACCCACAGCCCTGGCCCAAACCAAACTGCATGTGGATGGAGTCATAA
- the zgc:136858 gene encoding uncharacterized protein zgc:136858 isoform X1, with amino-acid sequence MLGKLSSTLQRYISATSCRSDVLFKIHPTVCEALSDHRPVVALESTIITHGMPYPQNLSTAKEVEDIVRAEGVTPATVAVLEGKVHVGLSSDELDSLACSKTTLKVSRRDLPYVISKGLSGGTTVSGTMIAAHKAGIPVFVTGGIGGVHRDGENTLDISADLTELGRTPIAVVSAGVKSILDIGRTLEFLETQGVCVATYGESKSFPAFFSHKSGYISPYNVHNAEEAAELIASTLSLGLQSGVLLAVPLPDEHAAAGQQIEDAIQAAVTEARLKGISGRDVTPFILHRVNELTEGQSLRANIALIHNNARVGSQIARALAERTQQPRGGCRNQKDENQASKPKTIVVGGVNVDFIAKGASKKLLFGQTNPGSVCQSFGGVGRNIADCLSRLGQTVLFISAIGADSHSDAVLNYCKHMFCVNLSVRSELDLDKRDPGSLLCVQQDTHAVARLQGQRTATYCAIITESGELSLGLGDMDIHQEIKEQYVSQYEDQLSSASLVVLDGNIPVSTVDYICSLAKKHSVPVWYEPTDAEKACKPFVSESWKALSYTSPNLAELRTMNQTLRLPTPQVLPSSLEDVLGCAAALSRPLLEHLHCVVVTLGALGVLVCGEHEAGTVSLRPRKHKRKGRLCAVYYPALTVRSDETLNVSGAGDSLAGAMMAGILQGKDTDTCVRMGLLAARLSLFSPHPIAPSLTADAILPNRVHPQPWPKPNCMWMES; translated from the exons ATGTGCTGTTCAAAATTCACCCCACCGTGTGTGAGGCTCTGTCTGATCACCGGCCGGTCGTGGCTCTGGAGagcaccatcatcacacatggAATGCCATACCCTCAAAACCTGAG TACAGCCAAAGAGGTGGAGGACATTGTGAGAGCTGAGGGTGTGACTCCTGCCACGGTGGCTGTTCTGGAGGGAAAGGTGCATGTTGGCTTGTCTTCAGATGAGCTGGACTCCCTGGCCTGCAGTAAAACGACCCTGAAGGTGTCCAGGAGAGACTTGCCTTATGTCATCAGCAAG GGTTTGTCTGGAGGAACTACTGTCTCGGGTACGATGATCGCAGCTCACAAGGCGGGAATTCCTGTTTTTGTGACTGGGGGTATCGGTGGAGTacacagagatggagaaaaTA CCCTGGATATCAGCGCAGATCTGACTGAACTGGGCCGCACTCCGATTGCTGTGGTGTCTGCTGGAGTGAAGTCCATCCTGGACATTGGTCGAACCCTGGAGTTCTTG GAAACTCAAGGGGTCTGTGTAGCCACTTATGGAGAGTCAAAGAGTTTCCCAGCTTTCTTTTCCCATAAAAGTGGATACATATCGCCTTACAATGTCCACAATGCTGAAGAAGCTGCTGAGCTTATAG CGAGTACACTCTCTCTGGGCCTTCAGAGTGGAGTACTGCTTGCTGTGCCTCTTCCagatgaacatgctgctgctggacAGCAGATAGAAGATGCCATACAAGCTGCTGTGACTGAAGCCAG ACTGAAAGGAATCAGCGGGAGAGATGTGACCCCCTTCATCCTACACAGAGTCAATGAGCTCACTGAGGGACAGTCTCTCCGAGcca ACATAGCTCTAATTCATAATAATGCCAGGGTGGGCAGTCAGATAGCACGTGCCCTCGCTGAGCGCACACAGCAACCCCGAGGAGGCTGCAGGAACCAGAAGGATGAGAACCAGGCCTCTAAACCTAAAACG ATTGTTGTCGGAGGTGTAAATGTTGACTTCATTGCTAAAGGAGCAAGCAAGAAGTTATTG TTTGGACAGACAAACCCAGGAAGTGTCTGCCAGTCCTTTGGTGGAGTGGGAAGGAATATTGCAG ACTGTTTGAGTAGACTGGGTCAAACAGTTCTGTTCATCTCAGCCATTGGAGCAGATTCTCATAGTGATGCTGTGCTCAACTACTGTAAACATATG TTCTGTGTCAACTTGAGTGTACGCTCAGAATTAGACCTTGACAAACGAGACCCCGGATCTTTGCTGTGCGTTCAACAGGACACTCATGCAGTTGCGAGATTGCAGGGTCAGCGAACGGCCACCTACTGCGCTATCATCACAGAGAGTGGAGAGCTGAGTCTAGGACTTGGGGATATGGACATTCACCAGGAAATCAAAGAGCAATAT GTTTCGCAGTACGAGGACCAGCTCTCCTCTGCGTCTCTTGTGGTTCTTGATGGCAACATTCCAGTTTCTACTGTTGACTACATATGTAGCCTTGCTAAGAAACATTCAGTTCCAG TATGGTATGAGCCCACGGATGCTGAAAAAGCCTGTAAGCCCTTTGTTTCCGAGAGCTGGAAAGCACTCTCTTACACATCTCCCAACCTGGCAGAGCTGCGCACCATGAACCAGACTCTCCGTCTACCTACTCCACAGG TGTTGCCAAGCTCTCTGGAGGACGTGTTGGGGTGTGCAGCAGCTCTTTCTCGCCCCCTGCTGGAGCACCTGCATTGTGTGGTAGTGACGCTGGGAGCACTGGGAGTGTTGGTCTGTGGAGAGCATGAAGCTGGTACAGTCAGTCTGCGACCCCGAAAGCACAAACGG AAAGGAAGGCTGTGTGCTGTGTACTACCCCGCACTGACGGTACGTTCTGACGAGACATTAAACGTGTCTGGAGCAGGAGACAG tctTGCAGGTGCAATGATGGCAGGGATCCTGCAGGGGAAAGACACAGACACCTGTGTACGAATGGGCCTTCTTGCTGCGCGTCTGTCTTTATTCTCTCCTCACCCCATCGCTCCATCTCTGACTGCAGATGCCATCCTCCCAAACAGGGTGCACCCACAGCCCTGGCCCAAACCAAACTGCATGTGGATGGAGTCATAA
- the zgc:136858 gene encoding uncharacterized protein zgc:136858 isoform X2, producing the protein MLGKLSSTLQRYISATSCRSDVLFKIHPTVCEALSDHRPVVALESTIITHGMPYPQNLSTAKEVEDIVRAEGVTPATVAVLEGKVHVGLSSDELDSLACSKTTLKVSRRDLPYVISKGLSGGTTVSGTMIAAHKAGIPVFVTGGIGGVHRDGENTLDISADLTELGRTPIAVVSAGVKSILDIGRTLEFLETQGVCVATYGESKSFPAFFSHKSGYISPYNVHNAEEAAELIASTLSLGLQSGVLLAVPLPDEHAAAGQQIEDAIQAAVTEARLKGISGRDVTPFILHRVNELTEGQSLRANIALIHNNARVGSQIARALAERTQQPRGGCRNQKDENQASKPKTIVVGGVNVDFIAKGASKKLLFGQTNPGSVCQSFGGVGRNIADCLSRLGQTVLFISAIGADSHSDAVLNYCKHMDTHAVARLQGQRTATYCAIITESGELSLGLGDMDIHQEIKEQYVSQYEDQLSSASLVVLDGNIPVSTVDYICSLAKKHSVPVWYEPTDAEKACKPFVSESWKALSYTSPNLAELRTMNQTLRLPTPQVLPSSLEDVLGCAAALSRPLLEHLHCVVVTLGALGVLVCGEHEAGTVSLRPRKHKRKGRLCAVYYPALTVRSDETLNVSGAGDSLAGAMMAGILQGKDTDTCVRMGLLAARLSLFSPHPIAPSLTADAILPNRVHPQPWPKPNCMWMES; encoded by the exons ATGTGCTGTTCAAAATTCACCCCACCGTGTGTGAGGCTCTGTCTGATCACCGGCCGGTCGTGGCTCTGGAGagcaccatcatcacacatggAATGCCATACCCTCAAAACCTGAG TACAGCCAAAGAGGTGGAGGACATTGTGAGAGCTGAGGGTGTGACTCCTGCCACGGTGGCTGTTCTGGAGGGAAAGGTGCATGTTGGCTTGTCTTCAGATGAGCTGGACTCCCTGGCCTGCAGTAAAACGACCCTGAAGGTGTCCAGGAGAGACTTGCCTTATGTCATCAGCAAG GGTTTGTCTGGAGGAACTACTGTCTCGGGTACGATGATCGCAGCTCACAAGGCGGGAATTCCTGTTTTTGTGACTGGGGGTATCGGTGGAGTacacagagatggagaaaaTA CCCTGGATATCAGCGCAGATCTGACTGAACTGGGCCGCACTCCGATTGCTGTGGTGTCTGCTGGAGTGAAGTCCATCCTGGACATTGGTCGAACCCTGGAGTTCTTG GAAACTCAAGGGGTCTGTGTAGCCACTTATGGAGAGTCAAAGAGTTTCCCAGCTTTCTTTTCCCATAAAAGTGGATACATATCGCCTTACAATGTCCACAATGCTGAAGAAGCTGCTGAGCTTATAG CGAGTACACTCTCTCTGGGCCTTCAGAGTGGAGTACTGCTTGCTGTGCCTCTTCCagatgaacatgctgctgctggacAGCAGATAGAAGATGCCATACAAGCTGCTGTGACTGAAGCCAG ACTGAAAGGAATCAGCGGGAGAGATGTGACCCCCTTCATCCTACACAGAGTCAATGAGCTCACTGAGGGACAGTCTCTCCGAGcca ACATAGCTCTAATTCATAATAATGCCAGGGTGGGCAGTCAGATAGCACGTGCCCTCGCTGAGCGCACACAGCAACCCCGAGGAGGCTGCAGGAACCAGAAGGATGAGAACCAGGCCTCTAAACCTAAAACG ATTGTTGTCGGAGGTGTAAATGTTGACTTCATTGCTAAAGGAGCAAGCAAGAAGTTATTG TTTGGACAGACAAACCCAGGAAGTGTCTGCCAGTCCTTTGGTGGAGTGGGAAGGAATATTGCAG ACTGTTTGAGTAGACTGGGTCAAACAGTTCTGTTCATCTCAGCCATTGGAGCAGATTCTCATAGTGATGCTGTGCTCAACTACTGTAAACATATG GACACTCATGCAGTTGCGAGATTGCAGGGTCAGCGAACGGCCACCTACTGCGCTATCATCACAGAGAGTGGAGAGCTGAGTCTAGGACTTGGGGATATGGACATTCACCAGGAAATCAAAGAGCAATAT GTTTCGCAGTACGAGGACCAGCTCTCCTCTGCGTCTCTTGTGGTTCTTGATGGCAACATTCCAGTTTCTACTGTTGACTACATATGTAGCCTTGCTAAGAAACATTCAGTTCCAG TATGGTATGAGCCCACGGATGCTGAAAAAGCCTGTAAGCCCTTTGTTTCCGAGAGCTGGAAAGCACTCTCTTACACATCTCCCAACCTGGCAGAGCTGCGCACCATGAACCAGACTCTCCGTCTACCTACTCCACAGG TGTTGCCAAGCTCTCTGGAGGACGTGTTGGGGTGTGCAGCAGCTCTTTCTCGCCCCCTGCTGGAGCACCTGCATTGTGTGGTAGTGACGCTGGGAGCACTGGGAGTGTTGGTCTGTGGAGAGCATGAAGCTGGTACAGTCAGTCTGCGACCCCGAAAGCACAAACGG AAAGGAAGGCTGTGTGCTGTGTACTACCCCGCACTGACGGTACGTTCTGACGAGACATTAAACGTGTCTGGAGCAGGAGACAG tctTGCAGGTGCAATGATGGCAGGGATCCTGCAGGGGAAAGACACAGACACCTGTGTACGAATGGGCCTTCTTGCTGCGCGTCTGTCTTTATTCTCTCCTCACCCCATCGCTCCATCTCTGACTGCAGATGCCATCCTCCCAAACAGGGTGCACCCACAGCCCTGGCCCAAACCAAACTGCATGTGGATGGAGTCATAA
- the zgc:136858 gene encoding pseudouridine-5'-phosphate glycosidase isoform X6, with product MLGKLSSTLQRYISATSCRSDVLFKIHPTVCEALSDHRPVVALESTIITHGMPYPQNLSTAKEVEDIVRAEGVTPATVAVLEGKVHVGLSSDELDSLACSKTTLKVSRRDLPYVISKGLSGGTTVSGTMIAAHKAGIPVFVTGGIGGVHRDGENTLDISADLTELGRTPIAVVSAGVKSILDIGRTLEFLETQGVCVATYGESKSFPAFFSHKSGYISPYNVHNAEEAAELIASTLSLGLQSGVLLAVPLPDEHAAAGQQIEDAIQAAVTEARLKGISGRDVTPFILHRVNELTEGQSLRANIALIHNNARVGSQIARALAERTQQPRGGCRNQKDENQASKPKTIVVGGVNVDFIAKGASKKLLFGQTNPGSVCQSFGGVGRNIADCLSRLGQTVLFISAIGADSHSDAVLNYCKHMFCVNLSVRSELDLDKRDPGSLLCVQQDTHAVARLQGQRTATYCAIITESGELSLGLGDMDIHQEIKEQYVSQYEDQLSSASLVVLDGNIPVSTVDYICSLAKKHSVPVWYEPTDAEKACKPFVSESWKALSYTSPNLAELRTMNQTLRLPTPQVLQVQ from the exons ATGTGCTGTTCAAAATTCACCCCACCGTGTGTGAGGCTCTGTCTGATCACCGGCCGGTCGTGGCTCTGGAGagcaccatcatcacacatggAATGCCATACCCTCAAAACCTGAG TACAGCCAAAGAGGTGGAGGACATTGTGAGAGCTGAGGGTGTGACTCCTGCCACGGTGGCTGTTCTGGAGGGAAAGGTGCATGTTGGCTTGTCTTCAGATGAGCTGGACTCCCTGGCCTGCAGTAAAACGACCCTGAAGGTGTCCAGGAGAGACTTGCCTTATGTCATCAGCAAG GGTTTGTCTGGAGGAACTACTGTCTCGGGTACGATGATCGCAGCTCACAAGGCGGGAATTCCTGTTTTTGTGACTGGGGGTATCGGTGGAGTacacagagatggagaaaaTA CCCTGGATATCAGCGCAGATCTGACTGAACTGGGCCGCACTCCGATTGCTGTGGTGTCTGCTGGAGTGAAGTCCATCCTGGACATTGGTCGAACCCTGGAGTTCTTG GAAACTCAAGGGGTCTGTGTAGCCACTTATGGAGAGTCAAAGAGTTTCCCAGCTTTCTTTTCCCATAAAAGTGGATACATATCGCCTTACAATGTCCACAATGCTGAAGAAGCTGCTGAGCTTATAG CGAGTACACTCTCTCTGGGCCTTCAGAGTGGAGTACTGCTTGCTGTGCCTCTTCCagatgaacatgctgctgctggacAGCAGATAGAAGATGCCATACAAGCTGCTGTGACTGAAGCCAG ACTGAAAGGAATCAGCGGGAGAGATGTGACCCCCTTCATCCTACACAGAGTCAATGAGCTCACTGAGGGACAGTCTCTCCGAGcca ACATAGCTCTAATTCATAATAATGCCAGGGTGGGCAGTCAGATAGCACGTGCCCTCGCTGAGCGCACACAGCAACCCCGAGGAGGCTGCAGGAACCAGAAGGATGAGAACCAGGCCTCTAAACCTAAAACG ATTGTTGTCGGAGGTGTAAATGTTGACTTCATTGCTAAAGGAGCAAGCAAGAAGTTATTG TTTGGACAGACAAACCCAGGAAGTGTCTGCCAGTCCTTTGGTGGAGTGGGAAGGAATATTGCAG ACTGTTTGAGTAGACTGGGTCAAACAGTTCTGTTCATCTCAGCCATTGGAGCAGATTCTCATAGTGATGCTGTGCTCAACTACTGTAAACATATG TTCTGTGTCAACTTGAGTGTACGCTCAGAATTAGACCTTGACAAACGAGACCCCGGATCTTTGCTGTGCGTTCAACAGGACACTCATGCAGTTGCGAGATTGCAGGGTCAGCGAACGGCCACCTACTGCGCTATCATCACAGAGAGTGGAGAGCTGAGTCTAGGACTTGGGGATATGGACATTCACCAGGAAATCAAAGAGCAATAT GTTTCGCAGTACGAGGACCAGCTCTCCTCTGCGTCTCTTGTGGTTCTTGATGGCAACATTCCAGTTTCTACTGTTGACTACATATGTAGCCTTGCTAAGAAACATTCAGTTCCAG TATGGTATGAGCCCACGGATGCTGAAAAAGCCTGTAAGCCCTTTGTTTCCGAGAGCTGGAAAGCACTCTCTTACACATCTCCCAACCTGGCAGAGCTGCGCACCATGAACCAGACTCTCCGTCTACCTACTCCACAGG tctTGCAGGTGCAATGA
- the zgc:136858 gene encoding uncharacterized protein zgc:136858 isoform X3: protein MPYPQNLSTAKEVEDIVRAEGVTPATVAVLEGKVHVGLSSDELDSLACSKTTLKVSRRDLPYVISKGLSGGTTVSGTMIAAHKAGIPVFVTGGIGGVHRDGENTLDISADLTELGRTPIAVVSAGVKSILDIGRTLEFLETQGVCVATYGESKSFPAFFSHKSGYISPYNVHNAEEAAELIASTLSLGLQSGVLLAVPLPDEHAAAGQQIEDAIQAAVTEARLKGISGRDVTPFILHRVNELTEGQSLRANIALIHNNARVGSQIARALAERTQQPRGGCRNQKDENQASKPKTIVVGGVNVDFIAKGASKKLLFGQTNPGSVCQSFGGVGRNIADCLSRLGQTVLFISAIGADSHSDAVLNYCKHMFCVNLSVRSELDLDKRDPGSLLCVQQDTHAVARLQGQRTATYCAIITESGELSLGLGDMDIHQEIKEQYVSQYEDQLSSASLVVLDGNIPVSTVDYICSLAKKHSVPVWYEPTDAEKACKPFVSESWKALSYTSPNLAELRTMNQTLRLPTPQVLPSSLEDVLGCAAALSRPLLEHLHCVVVTLGALGVLVCGEHEAGTVSLRPRKHKRKGRLCAVYYPALTVRSDETLNVSGAGDSLAGAMMAGILQGKDTDTCVRMGLLAARLSLFSPHPIAPSLTADAILPNRVHPQPWPKPNCMWMES, encoded by the exons ATGCCATACCCTCAAAACCTGAG TACAGCCAAAGAGGTGGAGGACATTGTGAGAGCTGAGGGTGTGACTCCTGCCACGGTGGCTGTTCTGGAGGGAAAGGTGCATGTTGGCTTGTCTTCAGATGAGCTGGACTCCCTGGCCTGCAGTAAAACGACCCTGAAGGTGTCCAGGAGAGACTTGCCTTATGTCATCAGCAAG GGTTTGTCTGGAGGAACTACTGTCTCGGGTACGATGATCGCAGCTCACAAGGCGGGAATTCCTGTTTTTGTGACTGGGGGTATCGGTGGAGTacacagagatggagaaaaTA CCCTGGATATCAGCGCAGATCTGACTGAACTGGGCCGCACTCCGATTGCTGTGGTGTCTGCTGGAGTGAAGTCCATCCTGGACATTGGTCGAACCCTGGAGTTCTTG GAAACTCAAGGGGTCTGTGTAGCCACTTATGGAGAGTCAAAGAGTTTCCCAGCTTTCTTTTCCCATAAAAGTGGATACATATCGCCTTACAATGTCCACAATGCTGAAGAAGCTGCTGAGCTTATAG CGAGTACACTCTCTCTGGGCCTTCAGAGTGGAGTACTGCTTGCTGTGCCTCTTCCagatgaacatgctgctgctggacAGCAGATAGAAGATGCCATACAAGCTGCTGTGACTGAAGCCAG ACTGAAAGGAATCAGCGGGAGAGATGTGACCCCCTTCATCCTACACAGAGTCAATGAGCTCACTGAGGGACAGTCTCTCCGAGcca ACATAGCTCTAATTCATAATAATGCCAGGGTGGGCAGTCAGATAGCACGTGCCCTCGCTGAGCGCACACAGCAACCCCGAGGAGGCTGCAGGAACCAGAAGGATGAGAACCAGGCCTCTAAACCTAAAACG ATTGTTGTCGGAGGTGTAAATGTTGACTTCATTGCTAAAGGAGCAAGCAAGAAGTTATTG TTTGGACAGACAAACCCAGGAAGTGTCTGCCAGTCCTTTGGTGGAGTGGGAAGGAATATTGCAG ACTGTTTGAGTAGACTGGGTCAAACAGTTCTGTTCATCTCAGCCATTGGAGCAGATTCTCATAGTGATGCTGTGCTCAACTACTGTAAACATATG TTCTGTGTCAACTTGAGTGTACGCTCAGAATTAGACCTTGACAAACGAGACCCCGGATCTTTGCTGTGCGTTCAACAGGACACTCATGCAGTTGCGAGATTGCAGGGTCAGCGAACGGCCACCTACTGCGCTATCATCACAGAGAGTGGAGAGCTGAGTCTAGGACTTGGGGATATGGACATTCACCAGGAAATCAAAGAGCAATAT GTTTCGCAGTACGAGGACCAGCTCTCCTCTGCGTCTCTTGTGGTTCTTGATGGCAACATTCCAGTTTCTACTGTTGACTACATATGTAGCCTTGCTAAGAAACATTCAGTTCCAG TATGGTATGAGCCCACGGATGCTGAAAAAGCCTGTAAGCCCTTTGTTTCCGAGAGCTGGAAAGCACTCTCTTACACATCTCCCAACCTGGCAGAGCTGCGCACCATGAACCAGACTCTCCGTCTACCTACTCCACAGG TGTTGCCAAGCTCTCTGGAGGACGTGTTGGGGTGTGCAGCAGCTCTTTCTCGCCCCCTGCTGGAGCACCTGCATTGTGTGGTAGTGACGCTGGGAGCACTGGGAGTGTTGGTCTGTGGAGAGCATGAAGCTGGTACAGTCAGTCTGCGACCCCGAAAGCACAAACGG AAAGGAAGGCTGTGTGCTGTGTACTACCCCGCACTGACGGTACGTTCTGACGAGACATTAAACGTGTCTGGAGCAGGAGACAG tctTGCAGGTGCAATGATGGCAGGGATCCTGCAGGGGAAAGACACAGACACCTGTGTACGAATGGGCCTTCTTGCTGCGCGTCTGTCTTTATTCTCTCCTCACCCCATCGCTCCATCTCTGACTGCAGATGCCATCCTCCCAAACAGGGTGCACCCACAGCCCTGGCCCAAACCAAACTGCATGTGGATGGAGTCATAA